The Lathyrus oleraceus cultivar Zhongwan6 chromosome 5, CAAS_Psat_ZW6_1.0, whole genome shotgun sequence genome includes the window AAACTTCTCTTTGGGATATATATGTCTTATTGCTATTCTGCAAAAAGCTTGTGCCGCATTAGGCATAATAACCACTGACATTAAATAAATATATCATGGTGAAGATGAAATTACAAAATTTGGGTGGTATGCATGCTCAAAGCCAGAAGATCCTTGATAAATAGTGTTTTAAACATGCTATTGAATTGTTGCATCACTAGCACCTCCATTTCCTGCCTCCTCAACACTTTCCGAATTTGTGTAAGAGGGTTGCTGATAAAGTCCAGGCATAGTTGGGGGCGGCATGTTTATCGGGTGGTCAAACTTACAAGCTGGTCCAAATTTGCAAATTCCATATCGGCTGTAATGCGTGCATACACTCTGGCCCTGAAATTCATGATATAAATGTTTGATCAAAGAAACTGAAAAAGACTAACTTGCAGTTTCATGATTAAATGAAAACCTATTGTGTATTGTCTTTCTAAAACTAGATTTGTAGCTCCATTTTAGACAATATAGATTTGCACTTAAAAAAAAACACAGATTCTTAGAATTAACAAAAACATTGAAAACATATACGTCCTGCTTCATTCAAGGCAGAGACATCCTCCAAAAAATTGTTTTAGAATCAGTTTGTATACCCTTTAATATAGGAGTCAAACATCAGGGTTGAGTTTTTCATACACTTTTTATATAAAAATCAATGATAGAACATTATGGCATAATTTGATTCATGTAGCCGACTCCACTTAATGGGAGAAGGTTTAGTTGTTGTTGTTTTAAATAAAAATCATCACTGAAATAGGGGGGAAAGTATTTTTCAGTCTCCATATACGCATAAAACGGCGGAATAAAATAACTTACAGGTCTCAAGGGCAGGCCCTTGTCACTTAGGTTGCAAGGAGGTGATCTTGTAATCCGATTCTTTGGATGGTGAAATTTGCAATGGAACTTAAATTTGCAGTCCCCAGTTTTTACGAAGAAACTACACTCAGGTTCGCCAGGTCTTTCTGGAAACTCTTCAGCAGACGTCTGCTTATGACGGTGCATACGAACATTTGTTTCAATAGCTGGGTTGTTCACGGCATATGGTGAAGGAGGATGCATACTCCTCTCTGTTAAATATATTGGTGCCTTTACAAACCACAAATTGGTCAAATCAAACTGCTGGGAAAATGCTAAGAATTTGATAGGCATAATAACTAATTGACAGAAAGGAATAGGAAAAAATACACTAGGTTTCTTGATTCGTACTCCAATATACAAAGTTTTCCCCATAGAATCAAGACACGCAACAAAACAAGGAATAATAAGAAGCTTAGGAAATGAGCGTGAAATTTAAAACATTGAATATTACACATCAAACTATCACTTGGATATTGCTCGTGAATACCTTGAGTATATATAGTTAAGGAGCATTTAACAGCTTAAGAAATACTTTACGTAATAATTTACAAACAAAGCATGTTACTTCTATGACAGAGGAACAGAAAACATAGACATTGTATGATAGATAATTGGCATAGTGATTTGTCATCATGTACCGATGATATAAAAGAATAGGTGATTGTCTACATAGTTACTATAAGCATCAAGTCTATTGATTTACCTGATATCCATTCCAGTCAGAACTTCGAGGAGAAACCACCGGACTCGGTGAAATTATGATTGGCACAAAAGTAGCAGTTTCATTGAATTTTCTGGTAGAAGATGACTGTGATACATTGTGTAATGAAATAGAACTTCCATTACCATATGCTGAAGAGGAATCATATCCTCCAACAGATGTAGGATCGGGATGATTAAACTTGCAGGTTGCTCCAAACTTACAAGAGCCAGTCTGCATGTAATAGGGACACTCTTTCTCACCCTGTGAAGAAAAACAACCTCACTAAAATTTCAGGAAATGTGTTTCAAACAAAAGAGATAACAGACAGTGAACACCAACAAACTTTCAGCATAAGTTACTAAGTAATGAAACAAGTTCATACCAAACGAATAGGTAGTCCGAGGAAGTTAAACTCTAAAACTTGGACGGCTGAATACTTTCCTTTGGTGTGATCAAATTTACAATCCTTTCCAAACATACAACCCCCAGACCTTGAATAATACTGTGACAACATCAACAAACAAAGAGATTTCTTTATAACTATAACCAAAATAAATAGTAGGACATGTTTAAGAGCCAAAGTTAAGGCATTCATAAAATACAATATTAAACCTAAAGTCTTCAAATTGCAACAGAATATAACACCATAACTTTGAAAATACCTTGCATTCTGTCTGGCCTGATGTTTTCTCCAATTCATCTCTTTCTCCTACTCTCTCTTTAAAAGCCTTCATTTAGAGTCAAATAAAAGTTAATCATAACATGAAAACATGCTTCACTTTCAATACTTAACATACCTAAATGAATGCATTAGTATAGAACATTAAGCTTAATGCAACCACACAAAAATTATTGGTAACAGTGTAGCAGAAAGTGTAATTTAAGAAAGTGATACCGGGTTTCTTCTCCTAGAAGGGTGATTAAACTTGCAATTGGATCCAAATTTGCAAGTCCCAGTTTTGAGATAAAAGGAACAGTCTTCAGCTTCAGGCCTCAATGGGTACAGTTCAGCTTTACTATTACCAGTGCTTCTTTCATCCTTGTTCTCCACTTGACCAACTTCTCCACTAACATCAACGTTCTCCTTCACATTCTCAACCCAGTCATTCACCTCATCATCCCCATTCCACCCGTCATCATCATCACCATTCCAACCATCATCATTAGGACACTCTTGGCCCTTATCAGATTCTACAGAAGCAGCTTCAAAGTTTGAACCTTTTTCATGAATTTGATCCTCATCTTTCAAATCCAACTTGTTCTGAAGCTCCTCATCAAGGTGGGTCACGTGATTGAGATCTGAGAGTTGAGAATCATTGTGATCATGGTGGAGAACAGGGGAAGAATCCAATTGTGGGTCTTTGGTGGAGGAATCAATTGATTTGGATGGTTGAGGCGGTTCCATTGGTGATGGAGTTCCACCAcatttaaattataaaaaaaaaaaccTAATAATTGGGAATTGATTGAATGTTGAAAGAGATAGTGGGGATTTAATTGGGAAAAATAAAAGGAAGAAGAAATGTGAAAAGAAAGGGTTTATTGTGGGTGAAAAGTGATGCTGATGATAATGGTGTGAGCATTGCACATTGCAGAGTGCatgtgaagaagaagaagaagaagatagTGTCTATGGGAAGATGCGATGTGTTGTGTTGTGATGGAATGGCACTCTGTTTATACAACCGCCATAGTAGTCTATATTTTAAATTAAACTAATATACTTTTTGGGTTAAAAATACAAGAAGCCTCATCCTTTTTTTTTCAAGGGTATTCTTCCCCcttatttttccttttatttatttattaaatttcTATATAAATAGATTCAGTTAATTATTTCAACATTTCGTAAATGGATAAAAAGTATTAAAAAGAGGTGGGATGAGGTCGATGACGCGTTAGGCGTAGGATGAGTTATCCACGTCTCTCTGCTTTATAGGAGCTGACTCATTGATTACGTTCCAACAACTATGAAGACTTTCTTATCCAAAAATGAACGATCTTAAATATCGAAGGCTGACTAATCATGACTCCTATATTGAAGGGATGTCATCAACCATATTCTTTAATGGGTCAAGATCAAGATCAGGTTATGTGTAGTTGGATTGTAGGCAAAAATATTGGTATCCCTTAAACAGAGACTAAATACCTAACTAAATAGTTAGTTCAAGGTATCACTTATTAGCATATCGAAAATCTAAAGGCTCTGGCTTGATTGATGCAAGAAGATTCGTCTCCATTGTACTCAATACAAGTACACGCTCCTTGGGGTCCGATAACACTTACATTGACCATACATTTTCACAAGAAAAAGTTGTTGATTGACCCAGTTATCATCTCATGGTGGTGTCCACAAAAGTAACATATAGTAATGGTGACCAAGAAACCCTAACGGAGATGCTTATCGTTAAGGAAAAATTACACCACCAAAATCAAACCATGTAGACCAATGTTCAGAACATCCAACATAAACAATGGGATGATGATGAACTAGAGGACATGGAAGTGTTGGATCCCAACCCATATCCATCGAGAACTAGGACACTATAGTACCAAAAAACATCAAGACGTTCTCTATAGTAACATTTCGGCAGAAAAAATGACCCACATGAGTATGATACCGCCAATAATACATATATAGAAATAATAGGTGTGACTGATTTTCTCAAGTGTGAGCTCATTTATAAAACATTGAAGGAGGCGCCCTTGTACTTGTACATGAACCTTCTTTGACTCTCCATGACCAATGACCAAACCTTTCTATAAAGTTAATCCATATGTTCTCTACGAGCAACCACCAGAAGTTTCCACCATCGATTTATTCAATAAACGTCAAGGACATTCCGAGTCATTACGAGAATACCTGGTGAGGATCAAGATGGCACCATCAAGATGATAAACCTCAACCATGAGATGTTCATAGAAGTTTTTCAAAACAAACTTAAGGCTTGACATTTAAATGAGCCCCTCACCCAAAAACCATCTCATTCAATCGAGGAAATCATGGCAATGGCGAAATGTTACTTAAAAGGTGAGAAAAACAATGTTAGGAAGAGGGAGGGAAACACACTAATGGGGGATCTAAATCCTCATTACATGTCGGTGAACATTATTTGAGTAGAGTTATAGAGAGAAGTATATGACACCAAGGCCATCCGAAAACCTCTGGCCCTTAAGTATGAGGTGATGGGGAACAAGCCCATTAAGTTGCCCAAATATCATATAGTCAAGGGTCATCACATAGATAATTCCCACCAACTGAAAAAGGAAATAAAGTGTCTTATCCAATTGGGTCACTCAATAAGGCATGTCCAGGGTCTGTCATATAATTATGGGGCTAGGAAATGCCCTTCTAGGCGAGAAAAGCCTAGAAGTACTCAGCCAAGAAGAGAAAATGATCCAAAGTAAAGGAATGAGGATGAATCAACTCGCCATACACATAACACAATTACTAGAGGTTTCGTCGGAGGAGGCGGGTCGAGCTCATCTCAAAAAATGAAGTCTCTCCAAGTTATGCATGTTATAGATTTGCCCTTAAAGCCCTGATCGACTCCTACATGTTTGAGGTTATATCTTCTTTATGATGGGTTTCTATTTGGGTGAGAGCACAAAATCATAAAAGTTAGATATCTCGTAATGACGACTTCATCGTTATACAATATTCAGTTGTCCGATTTTTAACATCCTCGAGGCGGTCTTATCCTTACTCTATGTAACAATGATATACTGGTTAGACAATGGGTGATATGTCTCGCGAAAGAAGATCAAGAAGTGGATAAGGAATTTATCAATATATCCTTCTAATTAAAAATGGCATTGATGGTCGTCATACCACCAACGAAGCCCAATGCTCATAACATAAATTTTACAAACCTTGGTCCAATAGAAGAATATTTTAAAGATAGTTTGATTCCCACATAAGACCTAAAATAAGTTCAAATCGACCTTTAGAATCTTAAGACCAAAGAGTTAGGTACCTCCCTAACAAAAGATGAAGCAGAATAACTCATATGTCCGCTCCAAAGGTACATATACTTATTCGCATGGATCCCTTCAAACATGTTAGGATAAAAGCAAACATCATTTGTCATCATTTCTCTCTTTATGTCATCATCAAACCAATCATATAGAAGAAGCTAAATATAGGCGAAGAAAGGAGTATGACCTCCAATGAGGAAGTAAAAACGCTAAAGAAAGCGAGACTCATAAGCAAAATCAAGTACCCCCTCTCGGTTTACTAACATTGTGATGGTGAATAAATCATCGGGAAAACAAAGAATGCCTAAAGGATCAAGGATTTATCTTGATCTAATACTAGTATGAGTAAGCATCCTTTAGATGCGCCTAAAATAAATTTTATGACCATAATTTTCAACAACTACTACTACTACAACGAGGTGACGTTGTTTGGTCTCAATGATGTTGTTGGCACCTATCAAATAATGATAGAGGCGGTGTTTCATGACCAAATAGAGTGACACCTTAAATTTTATATATAAGACATGGTCATAAAAACTCTAGGCGAGAAGAATCATTGTGATGATCTATAAAATATATTAAGCTTTATCAAGAAATACGCTATGTGTTTGAATCCAAACAAATGATCTTTAGAGTCCAAGTGGGTAATTTCTTAGTTTTTATGTTAGCTAGAAAATAGATAGAGACCAACCTAGATAAATATTTTTCCATAATCAACACGAGGCGTCCAACCATGATTAAAGAAGTTTAACAACTGACAAGGCAGATCGTTTCCCTTTTCCATCTCATGCGTTGTTGACAAAGCTTTTCACTTTTTTTTCAAATTGCTAAATAGGGAAAATTCGAATGGAATGAAGAATGCAAAAAATTCTTCctaaaattaaatatttttccGACGACTCCCCCAATTCATACTCTCCTGAAAGAAGATGCCCTTAGTTCTATACATGACAATGACTAACAACGCCATAAGTTCTATGTTAGTCCCAGAAATGGATGGTGGTGAATGGTCGTTTTACTTTTTAACTAAGTTCTTTAAAGGGGAGAAGGTGAGGCAATTAACAatggtatatatatatatatatatatatatatatatatatatatatatatatatatatatatatatatatatatataatatatatatatatatatatatatatatatatatatatatatatatatatcccgcaACTCATCTATGATCGAACTCGTGTAATATAATTGAAGCTCATATTATAAAAGGAGTTTTTTGATTTAACTCTGTAAAGTCTGAGGTCCGTCGGAGCCGATCCATTTAGGGTCGGATAACTGGTTTTGACATCTTTAGGGATAACTAAGAGGAAACTACTAACAACCCAATTTTCCAAGAGAAGTCAGGTTTGGTGAGAATAATTATCTCGTGGTCTATATAGTTTAATAAAACCCTAAGTTCTAATTGATTTCTTGATCGAATTTAGTTCTCTTACAGACGAAAACATCCCCTTGTGTGTGGAATCTATTATTGGGTGATGCATTCAATCTAAAATAAGTGGGGCCAAAGTTTTATTAAAGGTCTCTAGTGACATCCTGATCAAAAGTTCACTAAGATTTAAATTCAAAGCTAGTAAGAACCAATCAGAGTATGGAGTTTTGATTGAAGAGATGACGTTGGCAAGAAAAATGGGTGTATCCAACCTTTGAGCTAGAAGTTATTATCGATTTGTTATAACTAGTCATGTCACCTATGAATACCAGACTAAAGAAGCACAACTCGTGAAGTATTTACAGAAAGTTCAAGTGCTCGTAAAATACCATAAAATTTTCAAAGTAATTAACATACCCATGGAAGAAAATCCATAATGGATCTCCTATCCAAACACTTTAGCACCAAAATTTCGGGTCACAACAAGACGATAATACAAGAAACATTGATGAGCACAGAGAACAAAATCGTCAATGTCATAAATGAACAATTACCCTCATGCAATGAACAACTACATGACTAACGAACATCTACCTTTAAACAAAGAAAAGGTAAATAATTTATCTACAAAATATATTATGTTAGCAAGCAAAGTGTACAAGATACAAAAGTCCACGCCAATGTTGAGAATCTCGGGAAAGAGCAAAACCAACTTGAAACTAATTAAAGTGCACAAAGGTGTCTGCAGAAGCCGCATCGCAGGAAAAAGCTTGGCAAACAAATTGCTAATAGATGGTTATTATTGGCCAAATATGTTTAAAGACAAAATCAATCATGTAAACAAATGCAAAAAGTGTCAACGATACTCAAACCTTCATCGTGCCCTCGTATAGGTCTTGCATTTGATGACCTAACGTTGGCATTTTTATCAATAGGGCATGGACACCCTAGGTCCATTTCGAGCATTTAACTTGCCACCCTCACACTTGTACCTGACACCCCCCAACTCAATGAATTGACTATGTTAGCCTTGAAAATGTCGTCACTCATTTTCAAAATCTACCTAACATTTGCGCAAATTTCAAAAATCCTGAGCGATACCGAAAATTTCAAATTCTCTCCCAGAAATTCTGAAATCAGTAAGTTATTTTTCGGAAATTTCAATTTTTTTGTGAAAATCATTTGAATTTGTACCGGAAATTGCAAAAGTTCCAGtatttttatataatttttttctaGAAATTTCAGAATTTCCGGTATTTTATATGCATTTTTTCCGAAAATTTTAGATTTTTTGGTGAAATGTGGGAAATTTCAATTTTTTTGGAAATGTTGatattttgtttttttctttatttttgcAGTGAAATACATGGGAAATGACGACACCATTGCAGGCAGGCCCACTAATATAGCGGAAACCAAGGCTAAGGTTGTTAAGCATGAGTCTTCCCAGCTACGGATTGGACGAGTAGTTCCAACCGGTTCACACCGGAAACGGTTGGATGAGTAGAAACAGTTTCGCATACCATGTAGCACCCGACATCGAGCTGTGAGATTAGACGAGCAACTCTGAGATGATGTTGAGGTTGTTCATGCTCAGGAGGTGCATGTTCAAGATACGATACATGTCACTTCTGAGGCTGTTGGTGAGTTGGCAGATGAGGTGGCCCAACCAAATGCTCCTGTTGTAAATGAGGTGGTCCAGCCATATGCTCATATTGCTGATGAGGTGGCTGTCACTAATCGGGTCCCTACTCTTACTACTGACACAAAGGTTACGGCTTCGTCAAAGGAGTTGTTTACGCACACTGATGGAGCATTTCCAAAAGGATCCATTGACTGATCGGTGCTTACCGAGTATGATGACCATGTGGCATACCGACTatggcagagaaaggtatatatattttatgtttaactttaatttatttattattgttcCATGATGTGTTGAAAGCTAattgatattttttttaatttgttaGTTACAGGATCACCCCACACTGAAAGTGACATCCACGggttgaagatgaagaacttCCGCAAGACTCCGATGCTTGAGCAGGTCATGCGAATTATACATGATTTTGATCTCCTCGTATTTGCCGACTATTCACTTACCATGCTTGACGCTTCATTTCTTACTACTTTTATTGAGCAATGGCACAAGGAGGCGTCCTCCTTTCATCTTTCGTTTGGGGAGATGACTATCACTCTGAATGATGTCTCTTCATTGTTTTATCTCCCTATCGTTGGCAAATTCTTCACGACTCTTGTTATTAGCCCGTCGCTTGCATGTATGGTGGTTTTACGAGATTTGGGAGTTTCTAAGGAGGTCGTGCTGGAGGAGTTTGAGTTTAACAGTGGAGATCACATTCGTATGTCTTGGCTTCAGGATGGGTACGACGAGCTTGTTCAGGCAAAAATGTATGAGGTTGCCGCTAAGATGTACATGCTACATCTAGTAACATATACTCTCTTTACAGACAAGTCAGATGTTTATATTGACGCTCGATACATGTGGTTATTCAATAGCGTTGACGATACCAGTTAGGCTTGAGGGGTGTTGTGTTGACCATCCTATATACAACACTTGGAGTTATGAGTGCCTTTGAAACTAGACAACTTACTGGTTATTTAAGTTTATTATATGTATAGTTTAATATATTATTTGTAGTTTAGTTCTTATTTAATTCTTATGAATAAAATTTCTTAATTATTATTTGTTGTGTCTATGTTCTTATATTAGTGCTGGATATACGGGTATTTCCCCATCATCTGTGACATGAGGGTGCAACATTCCCCTATGAAGGGCCCACGGGCAAGGATTCACAAAAATCTAACTCCCaatttttcatgaaattttactccaagctaaaactatctaagaaccCACTGTCGTATCTtgaaaaatacgattcctcgcgatggtcgcggaaaaaatttagttcgaacagagtcgccaccgaactttatttatcgCAATGAAGGAATaagaaaatatcgataaaacctttgaaaaacataataatgatcgtcgcaaccatattcgggttcgtgagccgattacgtaaggggaaggtattagcacctctcacgtccgttgtactcaacgggaaccttttatttataatttacgatttgaatgttagttaatgttacttgttttcttcgagtgataaaaatattgaaaagagagatggatggaaacctcagaaggggggaaaagggaggttttttattagtgtgcttgCAAAGATCTAGCAATCTCCTccctacgtatccttatagtgcaataaggaaatcagagcattcgtagttcggggaactacggttggttggtgtcttttactaaaaaactgtttagatcgcgttctaaaggata containing:
- the LOC127084259 gene encoding zinc finger CCCH domain-containing protein 67, with translation MEPPQPSKSIDSSTKDPQLDSSPVLHHDHNDSQLSDLNHVTHLDEELQNKLDLKDEDQIHEKGSNFEAASVESDKGQECPNDDGWNGDDDDGWNGDDEVNDWVENVKENVDVSGEVGQVENKDERSTGNSKAELYPLRPEAEDCSFYLKTGTCKFGSNCKFNHPSRRRNPAFKERVGERDELEKTSGQTECKYYSRSGGCMFGKDCKFDHTKGKYSAVQVLEFNFLGLPIRLGEKECPYYMQTGSCKFGATCKFNHPDPTSVGGYDSSSAYGNGSSISLHNVSQSSSTRKFNETATFVPIIISPSPVVSPRSSDWNGYQAPIYLTERSMHPPSPYAVNNPAIETNVRMHRHKQTSAEEFPERPGEPECSFFVKTGDCKFKFHCKFHHPKNRITRSPPCNLSDKGLPLRPGQSVCTHYSRYGICKFGPACKFDHPINMPPPTMPGLYQQPSYTNSESVEEAGNGGASDATIQ